TGTAGATCAGTGAGATGTCTTCTAGCTTTCCAGATAGCTCTATTGATGGTACCACTATGATTTTGATACCGAGTGCCCTACTCGTTTCAAGTGAATCGGAAGCGGTTAGTGTGAAGGTTACGTCGCCTATAGTCACTGTCTCAATAAGCAATACGTCTTCCGTAATATTACCCTTAGCTACAGCACTATCACTATTTGTGATATAGTAATGCAAAAGATCACCATCCGGATCGGTAAAGAGTGAATCCAAACTTAGAGTGAGCAGTTGACCTCTTTCTAACAAATGTATTAGCGATTCGCCACTGGCTAATGGAGCTTGGTTAGCAATTGGTGACTCATCTGAGCCTTCGGGAGTGACAATTACCTCAACACTGTATTTTAGCTGTTGACCTAAAATATCTTCAACTACTAACTCAAGGGAGGTAGTACCTATTTCTTTAGTAATTAGTTCTAATAGACTACCCTTTACGTTAACAAACGCTATATCGGTATCTTGAATATACCCCGTGAATTTTAGAGGAAACCCTTCGGGATCCGCAAAATGCTTCGCTAGGTTAATCTGATAGGGTTCACCATGAAGCGACAGATGCTGATTTTGTAGGGAGTCTTCAACGGTAGGAGGCTGATCCTTGGCAACATCCTTACTAGACACATCAAAGAAAATAGGTAATTGCTTTTGAGGTTCTTTTGGGTCATTAGTAGTAAAGTTTATAACCGCAGCATACTTTCCTTCTGTCAATTTATTTCCCTCAATAGACATGGATAAATTGACACTTTCTGATTTTGCAATAGTACCACCATTTGGATCTATGGTAAGCCAGTGTACATGAGGCCTTGTTCTAAATTGAGCAAAAGTGTTACCATTTGAGAAGTATACCCCAGTATATTTATCCTTTCCTAGGTATGTAAAGTTTGTGTAATTATAACGGTTTCCCAAGGGGTTTTGCGCTATGTACCATTTGTCCTTTTGGATATCATATAAATTCCAAGTAGCGCCGGAAGCAACGTACACTAGTTGAGCGTAGGGCTCTACCGTAGACTCGGACGAAAGATTATTAGGAGGCCTTTCTAATGAAGTCCACCGGTTGTCATCGATATTGTACTCCAGAAAAGTGTTTGATGTATGCACAAACAGTCGCCGATTGAAATGAGTCATGCCCAAGTAATTTTGCCAACCATTAATGCTGGTCGCTAAGACAAGCCGCTTATTTTGAGCAGGGTCATAGCGAACTAATTCTCCTTTCGTGTATAATACGTACAAATACGTGCCATCAGAGGCTATTTTACTAGGATAATCACCTGGTTGGCTATTGCCTATATTTAGTTCTGACCATTGATCTTTTGCTATGTTGTATACTGAGATGTTGTTGTTTCGCGGGAAAGTGAAATAGATTAGTTTCTTCAGATACGTGCCATCACTGTGTGACGAAGATGAATAATAAGGTGCATCGGCTACCTTCTCCCAAATGCCGGCTGAAACATCGAATTTATAGAAATTTGCGCTCCTGGTCTCTTTCGCAAAAATGACCCCATCGTTAGGTGCGGCAACGATAGTAGCTGCCTCCTGAAAAGGAGATGATTTAGCTATAAAATTTTCTTTATTTCCAAAAGAATAGTCAGTACTATCGGGGTGAGCTGGTTTGTACTTAGTGTACGTGATGTACGAATCCCAGGATAATGTACTTCCCCCTTTATTTAGAAGCTGTATGGTTCTATTTGCTTCTTGCCCTTCTAATAGTTTTAATCGGATTGAATCTTCGGATAGCTTAACTACTGGTGGGTCTATTCCCTGCCCGGTAAGAAGTATTTTGATGGCTGAACCATCTTTACTATTAGATTTTACTACGATTTCACCATCTATGTTTCCTGCTTGGTTCGGCGCAAAGTTGATAATTACGGATTGCTTAGTAAGCGGTAAAAGTGCAAACTGAGTAGTATTTGTCGAATAGGCATCGTCGGTGCTAGATAATGAACTAACCTTTAGTGTATCGGTGCCTCTATTGTGTATCCACACCGTATCACTTTTACTTAGCCCAGTGTATAGTCCACCAAAGTCTAGCGAGTCTTTAGATACTTCTAGCTTAGGTACTCCTTTTACTTTTATTGTGATAGGTACGGTTATCTCGGAATTTTTAGGGTCATTGGAAGAGATGACTAGTTGCCGATAGTAGGTTCCCGAAAAGAGCTTTTGCGATGTTATAATTAGTGGTATTTCTACTGAAGATCCTTCTGCTATCGTGCCACCCGCCGAATGTTCTATTTGAAGTTGGGATTTAGAAGCGTGTAAAGCGTAG
This region of Tunicatimonas pelagia genomic DNA includes:
- a CDS encoding Ig-like domain-containing protein, with product MAPAAITNLTVGSVAVESMTLRWTASGADGQKGVARAYDIRYSTQAITEKNFDEATPVSQSINPKASGEKEVHTFPDLPYSTKLYWAIKVIDYHGLVSSLSNIADSTTLEPPYIQVTPDSLFVSMSDGESLEKKVAIDNSQGKSTLVFNMSTRITPDSLTYHTSDTTSKVLVIQAQFNWGVSLKDFLQKEFRVTPDVISHQQISQRDFSIYDLIMVTGGQNYTNSNLLNTHKDKFETYVAQGGVVQYMIVGRYDVQAPSGVLLDNGFYSSADRKLLEHIITQEIPDVVTHVNNRTSSGRILNLPSTSQILTSAVGNNHSTTAVYSIGQGEIIASTMYWENFYKNKNTNGRPFLYNATNYALHASKSQLQIEHSAGGTIAEGSSVEIPLIITSQKLFSGTYYRQLVISSNDPKNSEITVPITIKVKGVPKLEVSKDSLDFGGLYTGLSKSDTVWIHNRGTDTLKVSSLSSTDDAYSTNTTQFALLPLTKQSVIINFAPNQAGNIDGEIVVKSNSKDGSAIKILLTGQGIDPPVVKLSEDSIRLKLLEGQEANRTIQLLNKGGSTLSWDSYITYTKYKPAHPDSTDYSFGNKENFIAKSSPFQEAATIVAAPNDGVIFAKETRSANFYKFDVSAGIWEKVADAPYYSSSSHSDGTYLKKLIYFTFPRNNNISVYNIAKDQWSELNIGNSQPGDYPSKIASDGTYLYVLYTKGELVRYDPAQNKRLVLATSINGWQNYLGMTHFNRRLFVHTSNTFLEYNIDDNRWTSLERPPNNLSSESTVEPYAQLVYVASGATWNLYDIQKDKWYIAQNPLGNRYNYTNFTYLGKDKYTGVYFSNGNTFAQFRTRPHVHWLTIDPNGGTIAKSESVNLSMSIEGNKLTEGKYAAVINFTTNDPKEPQKQLPIFFDVSSKDVAKDQPPTVEDSLQNQHLSLHGEPYQINLAKHFADPEGFPLKFTGYIQDTDIAFVNVKGSLLELITKEIGTTSLELVVEDILGQQLKYSVEVIVTPEGSDESPIANQAPLASGESLIHLLERGQLLTLSLDSLFTDPDGDLLHYYITNSDSAVAKGNITEDVLLIETVTIGDVTFTLTASDSLETSRALGIKIIVVPSIELSGKLEDISLIYNQTYSINLKETIVEPTDQRLFFHSAVEDSFVVSASISDASLVLKARNPGQTNVQVSIANEYGKIVPLNFNVKVETVLGLGEENQTIYPLTCFPNPIRQQAKIQYLLANQSYVQLGVYSTDGTLLQMLVDEKQTAGKQQYSWDTSTLDRGVYMIRITTKDRVEYFKAIISPDQ